The nucleotide window TCAGGAACACCGGCCCCGTCTGGGAGTTCAACGTTTCGATATGCCGCACGCGATCATCTTCCTTGTCCGGCCGCGTGAACTCATGCTTTTTGATCACTCCATCCAGATACTCCTGGCAGCTCGCCGCAGCCACCAATCCGGTCTGGCTATGCCCGCCCATGATCTGGCGATACAGGTAGAAGCACGGCTGCTTGTCCTGCACCAAGGCACCGCTGGCGATCATCTTGGCGAAGTTCTCCGCGCCCTTCGCATACACCGGCGCTGAGTAGAGGTCCGTGCCGGGAGCCAGGTCGATCTCCGGCTTGCTCACGTGCAGGAAGCTGAGCGGATTCCCCGCCGCCATCTCGCGCGCCTCTTCGGAGGACATCACGTCATAGGGCAGCTCGCAGATTTGGGCAGCCAGTTCAGGTTTCGGACGCAGGGCAGCAAACGGTTTCAGAGTAGCCATAAAATGGACCGCGAACATAGGGACGGAACCGGAGAAACGCACGTAAAAAGTCATGAGACTAAAACCATGCTTCCGGTTTGACGAAAACCCCGGCTTTTGGTCATTTGCAGGCGAGCGAAAAAACATGGTGAGGAAATTTACAGGCATTATTGCTGGATGGGGGTTGGTAGCTGGCCTGTGCCATTCTGCCATGGCAGCGGAATCGCAACCTGCAGCCAATCAAGCTCCTGACCAGCGGATTTCCATAGAGACTCAGATAGATAAACAGCCCGCGCGATTGCTCTTTGATACGGGCGCCTCATTTACTTCGCTCTTCGCCAGTTCGACAAACCGTCTTGGGCTCGTCAGTGAGACAAACCGCATGGCCAAGATTGCTGGACATGATGTCTCCATAGGACTTACCCGCCACGTGGAGGTGACGCTCCTCGGTAAAAGCGGCAGCACCAAGCTCCCTATCCTGCCCTTCCCTGCTCCGGGAGAATTCGATGGCGTACTGGGATGGATGACCTTGGGAGACAACCCGTTTTACATCGATGCCGAAGTGCGGCGTATCCGCAGCGTCACGAAACTGCCGGATGCAGGCTGGCAAAGTTGGCCATTGGATACAAACTCCACACAGCTGTTTTTCACGGTGACGGAGGAGAGTAAACCGCTAGGCAGAGTATTTGTGGATACGGGTTCTCCGATCGGGCTCAGGATCTCCTCAAAATTGTGGGAAGCCTGGAAGATGCAGAATCCGAAAGCAGGCGTGACCTTGGCCAGCTATCGCTATGCCGTGGGCGAAACGA belongs to Verrucomicrobiia bacterium and includes:
- a CDS encoding aspartyl protease family protein translates to MRLKPCFRFDENPGFWSFAGERKNMVRKFTGIIAGWGLVAGLCHSAMAAESQPAANQAPDQRISIETQIDKQPARLLFDTGASFTSLFASSTNRLGLVSETNRMAKIAGHDVSIGLTRHVEVTLLGKSGSTKLPILPFPAPGEFDGVLGWMTLGDNPFYIDAEVRRIRSVTKLPDAGWQSWPLDTNSTQLFFTVTEESKPLGRVFVDTGSPIGLRISSKLWEAWKMQNPKAGVTLASYRYAVGETMAHELAYAAEYRLGDLMLRDVDIGPIPEAKDGKAIGTDGKEFIATIGMRGLQHLRMIVNRSAREVLTHTISPLPQHNRLGAVFPLKQPVGRIAQVLENSPAHKAGLKTGDILISINGSDFSQPQSNPESFLTQPAGSKLLIKVKRDDAVHEYSILLEDMIP